DNA sequence from the Chloroflexota bacterium genome:
TTGGTGGCGGCCCAACACGTCGACTTCGGCGCGCTCCACGATGACCGTGATACACACGGCTATTGCACCGAGGTGCTGTTCACCGGCGCCAACCTGGACGCCAACGGAATACGCAAGCGGCTGAACCCGCTCGGCACATCGCTCCTCGTCATCGGAGACCCGGGCATTGTCCGCGTGCACATCCACACAGACCGGCCGGGATCGGTCCTCGATCTTGCCTGCGACCTCGGGCAAGTCATTCAGGTCAAGGTTGAAAACCTGCAGCGCCAGCGCGAGGCGTTTCGCACCAGTTGGCAACAATCCGACGCGCAGCGGCAGCGCCCGAATCCCGGTTTGGGCGTGGTGGCCGTCGTGGTTGGAGATGGATTTCGACAGATCTTGTCCAGCCTCGGCGCGGCGGTGATCGTCTGTCCCAACACCATGAACCCATCCGTCGAAGAGGTCCTTCACGCAATCCGCGGCGTGCAGTACGCAAACGTCGTCGTACTGCCGAACGACGCGAATGCCGCCCTCGCATGCGAGCACGCCGTTCGTGCCTGGTCCGAGGGGAACGCGGTTGTCCTTCCGACCCGAACCATTCCCGAAGGCATCGCGGCGCTCCTCGCGGTCAATCCCGAGGCCTCGCTCGAAACCAACCTCGCCGCCATGGATCAGGCCGCGCACCGCTGCCACACCATCGCGCTGACGCGTTCATCGCGGGACGCGACCATCGACGGCATTCCGGTCGCGACCGGGGACCTGCTCGCCATCGCGGACTCACGCCTCATCGCTGCCCGCGAGTCCTATTTCGATCTGACGCGCCGCTCGATCAA
Encoded proteins:
- a CDS encoding DAK2 domain-containing protein, translating into MLLKSAIASAAELVERRAAAINALNVFPVPDGDTGTNMALTLRSAADAALACSDHRLAEVANAAAHGALMGARGNSGVILAQILRGMARALSVHRTLDSDAFARALRAGSVAAYEAVVDPVEGTMLTVARMAAAEAGHSALDGHDLLTTLTRCHEAARAAVAETPRQLPILEQAGVVDAGGEGFRTFLDGILATVRGEPVAEVLVAAQHVDFGALHDDRDTHGYCTEVLFTGANLDANGIRKRLNPLGTSLLVIGDPGIVRVHIHTDRPGSVLDLACDLGQVIQVKVENLQRQREAFRTSWQQSDAQRQRPNPGLGVVAVVVGDGFRQILSSLGAAVIVCPNTMNPSVEEVLHAIRGVQYANVVVLPNDANAALACEHAVRAWSEGNAVVLPTRTIPEGIAALLAVNPEASLETNLAAMDQAAHRCHTIALTRSSRDATIDGIPVATGDLLAIADSRLIAARESYFDLTRRSIKDLRSDELDIATVYVGAEGDRDTADSLCRILEEHLEVTVEVAEGGQPHHEYIIALE